One Paroedura picta isolate Pp20150507F chromosome 3, Ppicta_v3.0, whole genome shotgun sequence genomic window carries:
- the NACA gene encoding nascent polypeptide-associated complex subunit alpha isoform X4: MPGEATETVPATEQELPQPQVETVPGTPMEVKLAAEESMQAATKNPEVAGKGSQSETTLEPSAAAVSSSSISSPSYPSSSSHKANSPLAGICPFNTPLTPTSPGKLFSLVATPSSVSPMPDIHGPSLPPGDPTPSVSLSTTDLVVSAAVASSPSPSIAVKPLASAVSVIPPEALGSTYLTSPVSPALTATSPPPAAVAPSIVFPIVPLTPSTIPGPPKTPFSINQMPSAAPASQIPAQSPLPAPFILPVAPVSPPLGPTVLPVTPNPFPAPPVASKVPISSHATPGLASHSVVPVTAPSLPPVFPVSLPATPLSVHGPERPSPAPRATISDPMAPASLSVSFPVTSQNQKLQPAFPPPLLDASANPFLSTLPLAVTTPSPVAPVQVPVVTTSCPLASEVDSAGKPLTLMKLTFPSPTTPGPVPLVVPSSNPPAPASQLGAPLLASASSGAPPVVPGVPASKPVAVGVFPGTSASCPVGTTISSSQPIALAPCPLSLAGPAPSVPKSGIAAPAVLASGPAPLAPAGPSAKTLTTTSGPVAPPVVLPSRPVEPPIKPVTLDSGPITPSGLAAGTASALMTTAVSLVKPASPLESSASADLGGPAPVPSASAVPPVKPPSPLAPVLNPVAEAVPVSTPVGPLSLVAPSELAPTSLTPAVPPVNLASPSVPSCGPLAPTGSASTSLPPKVLPVKLTSLIPPISGSEAKAAPGSSSVVAVCDPVAPSGPTPKPPSHLAPVSGPVAITASPVAPAVPASQPITTSVTPVSPASLTVSPPLVQTSNSLTSALVAPVVPASSCTVPSMISDPVVPAVSAAGPRAPISVVSSVTPASPSSPPAIPTAGLVPSPAAPVTSSLTPVETTPLVTSVVHSAGPSTPPPLIPATPEPISTIKPPAVPASSAASALDMSQASLASSVGSEVHPQKTVCLPPPPADIPVSAPEANTLPQPASPAPVSPVKKLTLSSALPKSLPVSPPSGLAPQVPAKPSTPASSVIEDDDLPPLIPPEAPAGDPPLQPVLVNFSPKPAVALAEAPAAAAPPPLAAAPSPPPAKQPALKNDKGSGTESDSDESVPELEEQDSTQATTQQAQLAAAAEIDEEPVSKAKQSRSEKKARKAMSKLGLRQVTGVTRVTIRKSKNILFVITKPDVYKSPASDTYIVFGEAKIEDLSQQAQLAAAEKFKVQGEAVSNIQENTQTPTVQEESEEEEVDETGVEVKDIELVMSQANVSRAKAVRALKNNSNDIVNAIMELTM, from the exons ATGCCTGGTGAAGCCACGGAAACCGTCCCAGCAACAGAACAGGAGCTGCCCCAGCCTCAGGTTGAGACAG TTCCTGGGACTCCCATGGAAGTgaagctggcagcagaggagtccATGCAAGCTGCCACCAAGAATCCTGAGGTGGCAGGCAAGGGTTCTCAGTCTGAGACAACTCTGGAGCCATCAG CTGCTGCTGTTTCCAGCTCTTCCATTTCTAGTccttcctacccttcctcttcatcCCACAAAGCTAACTCTCCCCTTGCTGGGATCTGTCCTTTCAATACTCCGCTGACACCTACCTCACCTGGAAAGCTTTTCTCCCTAGTGGCTACTCCTTCCTCTGTCTCTCCAATGCCAGACATTCATGGCCCTTCCTTACCACCTGGTGATCCAACTCCCTCTGTTTCCCTGAGTACTACTGATTTAGTTGTTTCTGCAGCAGTAGCTAGTTCCCCATCTCCAAGTATTGCAGTGAAGCCTCTGGCTTCTGCAGTCTCAGTCATTCCACCCGAGGCTCTTGGCTCAACATATCTAACCTCCCCTGTGAGCCCAGCACTGACAgccacctcccctcctccagcaGCAGTTGCTCCTTCCATTGTCTTTCCTATAGTCCCACTCACTCCATCTACAATTCCAGGTCCTCCCAAAACTCCATTTTCGATTAATCAGATGCCTTCAGCTGCACCAGCTTCTCAGATACCTGCACAGTCTCCACTTCCAGCTCCTTTCATTCTCCCAGTGGCTCCTGTTTCTCCTCCTTTGGGTCCCACTGTTCTCCCTGTCACTCCAAATCCTTTTCCCGCTCCTCctgttgcttccaaagttcccaTCAGTTCTCATGCCACTCCTGGTCTAGCTTCTCATTCTGTGGTCCCAGTCACAGCTCCATCTCTTCCCCCAGTTTTCCCTGTTTCTCTGCCTGCAACACCGCTTTCTGTTCATGGCCCTGAAAGGCCTTCTCCAGCTCCAAGGGCAACTATTTCTGACCCAATGGCTCCTGCTTCACTCAGTGTATCTTTTCCGGTTACATCTCAAAACCAAAAGCTACAGCCAGCTTTTCCTCCACCCCTTTTAGATGCTTCTGCTAACCCATTTCTTTCTACTCTTCCTCTTGCAGTGACCACTCCCAGTCCTGTAGCACCTGTACAGGTGCCTGTGGTAACTACTTCCTGCCCCTTGGCCTCAGAAGTTGACTCTGCTGGGAAACCATTGACACTTATGAAACTTACTTTTCCTTCACCAACTACCCCTGGCCCTGTACCTCTGGTAGTACCTTCTTCTAATCCTCCGGCACCTGCTTCCCAACTTGGTGCTCCTCTTTTGGCCTCTGCTTCTTCTGGAGCACCTCCTGTGGTCCCAGGAGTGCCTGCATCTAAACCAGTGGCAGTTGGAGTATTCCCTGGGACATCTGCTTCTTGCCCAGTAGGTACCACAATATCTTCTTCCCAACCAATAGCACTTGCTCCCTGCCCTCTGTCATTGGCTGGCCCTGCTCCTTCAGTCCCTAAGTCTGGCATTGCAGCTCCAGCAGTGCTTGCTTCTGGTCCTGCTCCTTTAGCCCCAGCAGGACCTTCTGCTAAAACTTTGACAACTACATCTGGCCCTGTAGCTCCACCAGTAGTGCTTCCTTCTAGGCCTGTGGAGCCACCAATCAAACCTGTGACACTGGATTCTGGTCCTATAACTCCTTCTGGGCTTGCTGCAGGAACTGCTTCTGCACTAATGACAACTGCAGTATCATTGGTGAAGCCTGCTTCTCCCTTAGAATCTTCTGCCTCGGCAGATCTAGGAGGACCTGCTCCTGTACCATCAGCATCTGCAGTGCCTCCTGtgaagcctccttctcccttggCACCTGTTTTGAATCCTGTAGCAGAAGCAGTGCCAGTTTCTACTCCTGTGGGGCCTTTGAGCCTTGTGGCCCCCTCTGAGCTTGCTCCGACATCACTAACCCCTGCAGTGCCGCCTGTGAATCTTGCATCTCCTTCAGTTCCTTCTTGTGGACCTTTGGCCCCAACAGGGTCTGCTAGTACATCACTACCCCCCAAAGTGTTACCTGTGAAGCTCACGTCCCTCATACCACCTATTTCTGGCTCTGAAGCAAAAGCAGCACCTGGTTCTAGTTCTGTGGTTGCGGTTTGTGACCCCGTGGCACCATCTGGGCCTACTCCTAAGCCACCTTCTCATCTGGCTCCTGTTTCAGGCCCTGTGGCTATTACAGCCTCCCCTGTGGCTCCAGCAGTGCCTGCTTCTCAGCCTATAACCACTTCAGTTACCCCTGTTTCACCAGCTTCTCTCACTGTGTCTCCTCCTCTGGTACAAACCTCTAACTCTCTGACATCTGCACTGGTGGCCCCAGTAGTGCCTGCTAGTAGTTGTACTGTGCCTTCTATGATATCTGATCCTGTGGTCCCTGCAGTTTCTGCtgctggcccaagggcacctatTTCTGTGGTCTCTTCTGTGACCCCTGCCTCTCCTTCTTCCCCACCTGCTATCCCTACTGCTGGCCTGGTACcctctccagcagcacctgttACCTCTTCCCTTACACCTGTGGAAACAACTCCCCTGGTGACCTCCGTTGTGCATTCTGCTGGCCcatccactcctcctcctcttattcCAGCAACTCCTGAACCCATCTCTACCATCAAACCACCAGCtgtccctgccagctctgccGCTTCAGCCTTAGATATGTCCCAGGCTTCTCTGGCCTCCTCTGTTGGGAGTGAGGTGCATCCACAGAAAACTGTGTGTCTGCCTCCTCCACCTGCTGACATCCCTGTTTCTGCCCCAGAAGCAAATACCCTCCCCCAGCCTGCTTCACCTGCACCTGTTTCTCCTGTGAAAAAGCTAACACTGTCCTCTGCACTTCCTAAATCACTACCAGTTTCCCCCCCATCTGGTCTAGCACCTCAAGTGCCAGCCAAACCCTCCACCCCTGCCTCTTCTGTCATCGAAGACGACGATCTACCACCTTTGATCCCTCCAGAGGCACCTGCTGGGGATCCACCTCTGCAGCCCGTCCTGGTGAATTTCTCTCCCAAACCAGCTGTGGCCCTTGCTGAGGCCCCAGCTGCTGCTGCACCTCCTCCTCTTGCtgctgctccttctcctcctcctgccaaaCAGCCTGCCCTGAAGAATGACAAGG GATCTGGAACAGAATCTGACAGTGATGAATCAGTGCCGGAACTTGAAGAACAAGACTCCACACAGGCCACAACACAGCAGGCACAG CTTGCAGCAGCAGCTGAAATAGATGAAGAACCTGTTAGCAAAGCAAAACAGAGCCGAAGTGAAAAGAAAGCCAGGAAG GCAATGTCCAAGCTTGGTCTTCGCCAGGTCACAGGTGTAACCAGAGTTACGATCCGGAAATCCAAGAACATCCTGTTTGTCATCACCAAGCCAGATGTATATAAAAGTCCTGCATCAGATACCTATATAGTCTTTGGTGAAGCAAAG ATTGAAGATCTGTCACAGCAAGCGCAGCTGGCTGCTGCTGAGAAATTCAAAGTGCAAGGAGAAGCTGTTTCAAACATTCAGGAAAATACACAGACCCCCACTGTACAAGAGGAGAGTGAAGAAGAGGAG GTTGACGAGACTGGTGTTGAGGTGAAGGACATAGAATTAGTTATGTCCCAAGCGAATGTTTCCCGGGCAAAGGCCGTCCGCGCCCTGAAGAATAACAGTAACGATATTGTAAATGCTATTATG GAATTGACGATGTAA
- the NACA gene encoding nascent polypeptide-associated complex subunit alpha isoform X8, with translation MPGEATETVPATEQELPQPQVETGSGTESDSDESVPELEEQDSTQATTQQAQLAAAAEIDEEPVSKAKQSRSEKKARKAMSKLGLRQVTGVTRVTIRKSKNILFVITKPDVYKSPASDTYIVFGEAKIEDLSQQAQLAAAEKFKVQGEAVSNIQENTQTPTVQEESEEEEVDETGVEVKDIELVMSQANVSRAKAVRALKNNSNDIVNAIMELTM, from the exons ATGCCTGGTGAAGCCACGGAAACCGTCCCAGCAACAGAACAGGAGCTGCCCCAGCCTCAGGTTGAGACAG GATCTGGAACAGAATCTGACAGTGATGAATCAGTGCCGGAACTTGAAGAACAAGACTCCACACAGGCCACAACACAGCAGGCACAG CTTGCAGCAGCAGCTGAAATAGATGAAGAACCTGTTAGCAAAGCAAAACAGAGCCGAAGTGAAAAGAAAGCCAGGAAG GCAATGTCCAAGCTTGGTCTTCGCCAGGTCACAGGTGTAACCAGAGTTACGATCCGGAAATCCAAGAACATCCTGTTTGTCATCACCAAGCCAGATGTATATAAAAGTCCTGCATCAGATACCTATATAGTCTTTGGTGAAGCAAAG ATTGAAGATCTGTCACAGCAAGCGCAGCTGGCTGCTGCTGAGAAATTCAAAGTGCAAGGAGAAGCTGTTTCAAACATTCAGGAAAATACACAGACCCCCACTGTACAAGAGGAGAGTGAAGAAGAGGAG GTTGACGAGACTGGTGTTGAGGTGAAGGACATAGAATTAGTTATGTCCCAAGCGAATGTTTCCCGGGCAAAGGCCGTCCGCGCCCTGAAGAATAACAGTAACGATATTGTAAATGCTATTATG GAATTGACGATGTAA
- the NACA gene encoding nascent polypeptide-associated complex subunit alpha isoform X2 has translation MPGEATETVPATEQELPQPQVETVPGTPMEVKLAAEESMQAATKNPEVAGKGSQSETTLEPSAPAVPTLSAGASEAPTACFSQPSIQAPAAAVSSSSISSPSYPSSSSHKANSPLAGICPFNTPLTPTSPGKLFSLVATPSSVSPMPDIHGPSLPPGDPTPSVSLSTTDLVVSAAVASSPSPSIAVKPLASAVSVIPPEALGSTYLTSPVSPALTATSPPPAAVAPSIVFPIVPLTPSTIPGPPKTPFSINQMPSAAPASQIPAQSPLPAPFILPVAPVSPPLGPTVLPVTPNPFPAPPVASKVPISSHATPGLASHSVVPVTAPSLPPVFPVSLPATPLSVHGPERPSPAPRATISDPMAPASLSVSFPVTSQNQKLQPAFPPPLLDASANPFLSTLPLAVTTPSPVAPVQVPVVTTSCPLASEVDSAGKPLTLMKLTFPSPTTPGPVPLVVPSSNPPAPASQLGAPLLASASSGAPPVVPGVPASKPVAVGVFPGTSASCPVGTTISSSQPIALAPCPLSLAGPAPSVPKSGIAAPAVLASGPAPLAPAGPSAKTLTTTSGPVAPPVVLPSRPVEPPIKPVTLDSGPITPSGLAAGTASALMTTAVSLVKPASPLESSASADLGGPAPVPSASAVPPVKPPSPLAPVLNPVAEAVPVSTPVGPLSLVAPSELAPTSLTPAVPPVNLASPSVPSCGPLAPTGSASTSLPPKVLPVKLTSLIPPISGSEAKAAPGSSSVVAVCDPVAPSGPTPKPPSHLAPVSGPVAITASPVAPAVPASQPITTSVTPVSPASLTVSPPLVQTSNSLTSALVAPVVPASSCTVPSMISDPVVPAVSAAGPRAPISVVSSVTPASPSSPPAIPTAGLVPSPAAPVTSSLTPVETTPLVTSVVHSAGPSTPPPLIPATPEPISTIKPPAVPASSAASALDMSQASLASSVGSEVHPQKTVCLPPPPADIPVSAPEANTLPQPASPAPVSPVKKLTLSSALPKSLPVSPPSGLAPQVPAKPSTPASSVIEDDDLPPLIPPEAPAGDPPLQPVLVNFSPKPAVALAEAPAAAAPPPLAAAPSPPPAKQPALKNDKGSGTESDSDESVPELEEQDSTQATTQQAQLAAAAEIDEEPVSKAKQSRSEKKARKAMSKLGLRQVTGVTRVTIRKSKNILFVITKPDVYKSPASDTYIVFGEAKIEDLSQQAQLAAAEKFKVQGEAVSNIQENTQTPTVQEESEEEEVDETGVEVKDIELVMSQANVSRAKAVRALKNNSNDIVNAIMELTM, from the exons ATGCCTGGTGAAGCCACGGAAACCGTCCCAGCAACAGAACAGGAGCTGCCCCAGCCTCAGGTTGAGACAG TTCCTGGGACTCCCATGGAAGTgaagctggcagcagaggagtccATGCAAGCTGCCACCAAGAATCCTGAGGTGGCAGGCAAGGGTTCTCAGTCTGAGACAACTCTGGAGCCATCAG CCCCTGCTGTTCCCACCCTTTCTGCTGGTGCTTCTGAAGCACCCACAGCCTGTTTTTCTCAGCCTTCCATTCAAGCACCAG CTGCTGCTGTTTCCAGCTCTTCCATTTCTAGTccttcctacccttcctcttcatcCCACAAAGCTAACTCTCCCCTTGCTGGGATCTGTCCTTTCAATACTCCGCTGACACCTACCTCACCTGGAAAGCTTTTCTCCCTAGTGGCTACTCCTTCCTCTGTCTCTCCAATGCCAGACATTCATGGCCCTTCCTTACCACCTGGTGATCCAACTCCCTCTGTTTCCCTGAGTACTACTGATTTAGTTGTTTCTGCAGCAGTAGCTAGTTCCCCATCTCCAAGTATTGCAGTGAAGCCTCTGGCTTCTGCAGTCTCAGTCATTCCACCCGAGGCTCTTGGCTCAACATATCTAACCTCCCCTGTGAGCCCAGCACTGACAgccacctcccctcctccagcaGCAGTTGCTCCTTCCATTGTCTTTCCTATAGTCCCACTCACTCCATCTACAATTCCAGGTCCTCCCAAAACTCCATTTTCGATTAATCAGATGCCTTCAGCTGCACCAGCTTCTCAGATACCTGCACAGTCTCCACTTCCAGCTCCTTTCATTCTCCCAGTGGCTCCTGTTTCTCCTCCTTTGGGTCCCACTGTTCTCCCTGTCACTCCAAATCCTTTTCCCGCTCCTCctgttgcttccaaagttcccaTCAGTTCTCATGCCACTCCTGGTCTAGCTTCTCATTCTGTGGTCCCAGTCACAGCTCCATCTCTTCCCCCAGTTTTCCCTGTTTCTCTGCCTGCAACACCGCTTTCTGTTCATGGCCCTGAAAGGCCTTCTCCAGCTCCAAGGGCAACTATTTCTGACCCAATGGCTCCTGCTTCACTCAGTGTATCTTTTCCGGTTACATCTCAAAACCAAAAGCTACAGCCAGCTTTTCCTCCACCCCTTTTAGATGCTTCTGCTAACCCATTTCTTTCTACTCTTCCTCTTGCAGTGACCACTCCCAGTCCTGTAGCACCTGTACAGGTGCCTGTGGTAACTACTTCCTGCCCCTTGGCCTCAGAAGTTGACTCTGCTGGGAAACCATTGACACTTATGAAACTTACTTTTCCTTCACCAACTACCCCTGGCCCTGTACCTCTGGTAGTACCTTCTTCTAATCCTCCGGCACCTGCTTCCCAACTTGGTGCTCCTCTTTTGGCCTCTGCTTCTTCTGGAGCACCTCCTGTGGTCCCAGGAGTGCCTGCATCTAAACCAGTGGCAGTTGGAGTATTCCCTGGGACATCTGCTTCTTGCCCAGTAGGTACCACAATATCTTCTTCCCAACCAATAGCACTTGCTCCCTGCCCTCTGTCATTGGCTGGCCCTGCTCCTTCAGTCCCTAAGTCTGGCATTGCAGCTCCAGCAGTGCTTGCTTCTGGTCCTGCTCCTTTAGCCCCAGCAGGACCTTCTGCTAAAACTTTGACAACTACATCTGGCCCTGTAGCTCCACCAGTAGTGCTTCCTTCTAGGCCTGTGGAGCCACCAATCAAACCTGTGACACTGGATTCTGGTCCTATAACTCCTTCTGGGCTTGCTGCAGGAACTGCTTCTGCACTAATGACAACTGCAGTATCATTGGTGAAGCCTGCTTCTCCCTTAGAATCTTCTGCCTCGGCAGATCTAGGAGGACCTGCTCCTGTACCATCAGCATCTGCAGTGCCTCCTGtgaagcctccttctcccttggCACCTGTTTTGAATCCTGTAGCAGAAGCAGTGCCAGTTTCTACTCCTGTGGGGCCTTTGAGCCTTGTGGCCCCCTCTGAGCTTGCTCCGACATCACTAACCCCTGCAGTGCCGCCTGTGAATCTTGCATCTCCTTCAGTTCCTTCTTGTGGACCTTTGGCCCCAACAGGGTCTGCTAGTACATCACTACCCCCCAAAGTGTTACCTGTGAAGCTCACGTCCCTCATACCACCTATTTCTGGCTCTGAAGCAAAAGCAGCACCTGGTTCTAGTTCTGTGGTTGCGGTTTGTGACCCCGTGGCACCATCTGGGCCTACTCCTAAGCCACCTTCTCATCTGGCTCCTGTTTCAGGCCCTGTGGCTATTACAGCCTCCCCTGTGGCTCCAGCAGTGCCTGCTTCTCAGCCTATAACCACTTCAGTTACCCCTGTTTCACCAGCTTCTCTCACTGTGTCTCCTCCTCTGGTACAAACCTCTAACTCTCTGACATCTGCACTGGTGGCCCCAGTAGTGCCTGCTAGTAGTTGTACTGTGCCTTCTATGATATCTGATCCTGTGGTCCCTGCAGTTTCTGCtgctggcccaagggcacctatTTCTGTGGTCTCTTCTGTGACCCCTGCCTCTCCTTCTTCCCCACCTGCTATCCCTACTGCTGGCCTGGTACcctctccagcagcacctgttACCTCTTCCCTTACACCTGTGGAAACAACTCCCCTGGTGACCTCCGTTGTGCATTCTGCTGGCCcatccactcctcctcctcttattcCAGCAACTCCTGAACCCATCTCTACCATCAAACCACCAGCtgtccctgccagctctgccGCTTCAGCCTTAGATATGTCCCAGGCTTCTCTGGCCTCCTCTGTTGGGAGTGAGGTGCATCCACAGAAAACTGTGTGTCTGCCTCCTCCACCTGCTGACATCCCTGTTTCTGCCCCAGAAGCAAATACCCTCCCCCAGCCTGCTTCACCTGCACCTGTTTCTCCTGTGAAAAAGCTAACACTGTCCTCTGCACTTCCTAAATCACTACCAGTTTCCCCCCCATCTGGTCTAGCACCTCAAGTGCCAGCCAAACCCTCCACCCCTGCCTCTTCTGTCATCGAAGACGACGATCTACCACCTTTGATCCCTCCAGAGGCACCTGCTGGGGATCCACCTCTGCAGCCCGTCCTGGTGAATTTCTCTCCCAAACCAGCTGTGGCCCTTGCTGAGGCCCCAGCTGCTGCTGCACCTCCTCCTCTTGCtgctgctccttctcctcctcctgccaaaCAGCCTGCCCTGAAGAATGACAAGG GATCTGGAACAGAATCTGACAGTGATGAATCAGTGCCGGAACTTGAAGAACAAGACTCCACACAGGCCACAACACAGCAGGCACAG CTTGCAGCAGCAGCTGAAATAGATGAAGAACCTGTTAGCAAAGCAAAACAGAGCCGAAGTGAAAAGAAAGCCAGGAAG GCAATGTCCAAGCTTGGTCTTCGCCAGGTCACAGGTGTAACCAGAGTTACGATCCGGAAATCCAAGAACATCCTGTTTGTCATCACCAAGCCAGATGTATATAAAAGTCCTGCATCAGATACCTATATAGTCTTTGGTGAAGCAAAG ATTGAAGATCTGTCACAGCAAGCGCAGCTGGCTGCTGCTGAGAAATTCAAAGTGCAAGGAGAAGCTGTTTCAAACATTCAGGAAAATACACAGACCCCCACTGTACAAGAGGAGAGTGAAGAAGAGGAG GTTGACGAGACTGGTGTTGAGGTGAAGGACATAGAATTAGTTATGTCCCAAGCGAATGTTTCCCGGGCAAAGGCCGTCCGCGCCCTGAAGAATAACAGTAACGATATTGTAAATGCTATTATG GAATTGACGATGTAA
- the NACA gene encoding nascent polypeptide-associated complex subunit alpha isoform X7, with amino-acid sequence MPGEATETVPATEQELPQPQVETVPGTPMEVKLAAEESMQAATKNPEVAGKGSQSETTLEPSGSGTESDSDESVPELEEQDSTQATTQQAQLAAAAEIDEEPVSKAKQSRSEKKARKAMSKLGLRQVTGVTRVTIRKSKNILFVITKPDVYKSPASDTYIVFGEAKIEDLSQQAQLAAAEKFKVQGEAVSNIQENTQTPTVQEESEEEEVDETGVEVKDIELVMSQANVSRAKAVRALKNNSNDIVNAIMELTM; translated from the exons ATGCCTGGTGAAGCCACGGAAACCGTCCCAGCAACAGAACAGGAGCTGCCCCAGCCTCAGGTTGAGACAG TTCCTGGGACTCCCATGGAAGTgaagctggcagcagaggagtccATGCAAGCTGCCACCAAGAATCCTGAGGTGGCAGGCAAGGGTTCTCAGTCTGAGACAACTCTGGAGCCATCAG GATCTGGAACAGAATCTGACAGTGATGAATCAGTGCCGGAACTTGAAGAACAAGACTCCACACAGGCCACAACACAGCAGGCACAG CTTGCAGCAGCAGCTGAAATAGATGAAGAACCTGTTAGCAAAGCAAAACAGAGCCGAAGTGAAAAGAAAGCCAGGAAG GCAATGTCCAAGCTTGGTCTTCGCCAGGTCACAGGTGTAACCAGAGTTACGATCCGGAAATCCAAGAACATCCTGTTTGTCATCACCAAGCCAGATGTATATAAAAGTCCTGCATCAGATACCTATATAGTCTTTGGTGAAGCAAAG ATTGAAGATCTGTCACAGCAAGCGCAGCTGGCTGCTGCTGAGAAATTCAAAGTGCAAGGAGAAGCTGTTTCAAACATTCAGGAAAATACACAGACCCCCACTGTACAAGAGGAGAGTGAAGAAGAGGAG GTTGACGAGACTGGTGTTGAGGTGAAGGACATAGAATTAGTTATGTCCCAAGCGAATGTTTCCCGGGCAAAGGCCGTCCGCGCCCTGAAGAATAACAGTAACGATATTGTAAATGCTATTATG GAATTGACGATGTAA